A genomic window from Martelella lutilitoris includes:
- a CDS encoding ArsC family reductase — protein MATTLYGIKNCDTMKKAWTWLDAHDVAYAFHDYKKAGIDRARLSRWCDAAGWEKVLNRAGMTFRKLDDAEKQGLDRDKAIALMLANPSMIKRPVLEDGDRLIVGFKPDDYAAFFGKA, from the coding sequence ATGGCGACGACGCTTTACGGCATTAAAAACTGCGACACGATGAAGAAGGCCTGGACCTGGCTTGATGCACACGACGTCGCCTATGCGTTCCACGACTACAAGAAGGCCGGCATCGATCGCGCGCGTCTTTCGCGCTGGTGCGATGCGGCGGGCTGGGAAAAGGTGCTGAACCGCGCCGGCATGACCTTCCGCAAGCTGGACGACGCCGAAAAGCAGGGCCTCGACCGGGACAAGGCGATCGCGCTGATGCTCGCAAACCCATCGATGATCAAGCGCCCGGTGCTGGAGGACGGCGACCGGCTGATCGTCGGTTTCAAGCCGGATGACTACGCGGCGTTTTTCGGCAAGGCGTAA
- the xseA gene encoding exodeoxyribonuclease VII large subunit, translating into MSNLFDAESATNLTEFTVSELSGSIKRTVEDRFDRIRLRGEISGFRGQHSSGHAYFSLKDERARIDAVIWRGVFSGLKIKPEEGMEVIATGKVTTFPGASKYQIVIESLEPAGAGALMALLEERRRKLAAEGLFDAEAKKPIPFMPRVVGVVTSPTGAVIRDILHRITDRFPVHVVVWPVKVQGEGSGDAVAAAIRGFNALAPDGPIRRPDVLIVARGGGSLEDLWGFNDEAVVRAAYESDIPLISAVGHETDWTLIDHAADYRAPTPTGAAERAVPVKAELVADQARQAARLSSAMTRLMDFRRQTLTGLARGLPSLDQLLALPRRRFDEAALRLTRALELNTINKRRTFERSASGLSGMPQRLSMMMARDREQVSVLAARADTAISANLKAHRAALSGQHRVLNSLSYKNVLARGFTVIRDEENKPISRAEGLSQGKPVEIEFADGRVSAVTGESAAATAEPAKETATPEKPKQPRKKPAAKTKPPEQGSLF; encoded by the coding sequence ATGAGCAATCTTTTTGACGCCGAATCAGCCACGAACCTGACCGAGTTTACCGTTTCCGAGCTCTCCGGCTCGATCAAGCGCACGGTGGAGGACCGGTTCGACCGCATTCGCCTGCGCGGCGAAATTTCGGGCTTTCGCGGCCAGCATTCCTCGGGACATGCCTATTTCTCGCTGAAGGACGAGCGCGCGCGCATCGACGCGGTCATCTGGCGCGGCGTATTCTCGGGCCTGAAGATCAAGCCTGAGGAAGGAATGGAGGTGATCGCGACCGGCAAGGTCACCACCTTCCCCGGCGCCTCGAAATACCAGATCGTCATCGAATCGCTGGAGCCCGCCGGCGCCGGCGCGCTGATGGCGCTCCTGGAGGAACGGCGCAGGAAGCTTGCTGCGGAAGGTCTGTTCGACGCGGAGGCCAAGAAGCCGATCCCCTTCATGCCGCGCGTCGTCGGCGTCGTCACCTCGCCCACCGGCGCGGTCATCCGCGACATTCTCCACCGCATCACCGATCGCTTTCCGGTCCATGTCGTCGTCTGGCCGGTCAAGGTGCAAGGCGAGGGTTCGGGCGATGCCGTGGCCGCTGCCATTCGCGGCTTCAATGCGCTGGCGCCGGACGGCCCGATCAGGCGGCCGGATGTGCTGATTGTCGCGCGCGGCGGCGGTTCGCTGGAAGACCTCTGGGGCTTCAACGACGAGGCCGTGGTGCGCGCTGCCTATGAAAGCGATATCCCGCTGATTTCCGCCGTCGGTCACGAGACCGACTGGACGCTGATCGACCATGCCGCCGACTACCGCGCGCCGACCCCGACGGGCGCTGCCGAACGCGCGGTTCCGGTGAAAGCGGAACTCGTCGCCGACCAGGCGCGGCAGGCCGCGCGGCTCTCCTCGGCCATGACGCGGCTCATGGATTTCCGCCGCCAGACGTTGACCGGCCTTGCCCGTGGCCTGCCCTCGCTCGACCAGTTGCTCGCCCTTCCCCGCCGCCGTTTCGATGAGGCCGCGCTGCGGCTCACGCGGGCGCTGGAACTCAACACAATCAACAAGCGCCGGACATTCGAGCGCAGCGCCTCCGGCCTTTCCGGCATGCCGCAGCGGCTTTCGATGATGATGGCGCGCGACCGCGAACAGGTTTCGGTTCTGGCGGCGCGTGCCGACACGGCGATCTCCGCAAACCTCAAGGCTCACCGCGCAGCGCTCTCCGGCCAACACCGCGTGCTGAATTCGCTGTCCTACAAGAATGTGCTCGCGCGCGGCTTTACCGTGATCCGCGACGAGGAAAACAAGCCAATCTCCCGCGCCGAGGGACTCAGTCAGGGAAAACCCGTCGAAATCGAATTCGCCGATGGTCGCGTCAGCGCTGTGACAGGAGAAAGTGCTGCCGCAACCGCAGAGCCGGCAAAGGAAACGGCAACGCCAGAAAAGCCTAAGCAGCCGCGGAAGAAGCCAGCCGCCAAAACAAAACCGCCCGAACAGGGCAGCCTGTTCTGA
- a CDS encoding aminopeptidase → MTVETRLPHPIDLKALEKLAEVAVHVGINLAEGQDLVMTAPIEAQPLTRLITRHAYRAGAGVVTTIFSDPQAALERFENAHDASFDKAANWLYEGMGMAYERGAARLAIAGDDPMLLAAQDPEKVSRANRANSTAYKPALEKIAGFDINWNIVSYPSLAWAKTVFPDDPDAMAVAKLAKAIFAASRVDQPDPVAAWKEHNDNLHARSAWLNGKRFSALRYSGPGTDLTIGLADEHEWSGGASMAKNGIICNPNIPTEEVFTTPHRLRVEGHVSSTKPLSHQGTLIDDIRVQFEGGRIVHAAAAKGGDVLNKVLDTDEGARRLGEVALVPHSSPISASGILFYNTLFDENASCHIALGQCYSKCFIDGDKLSAEEIAARGGNSSLIHIDWMIGSDKIDIDGLDAEGNATPVMRGGEWAD, encoded by the coding sequence ATGACCGTCGAGACCAGACTTCCCCATCCCATCGATCTCAAAGCGCTGGAAAAACTGGCGGAAGTGGCGGTGCATGTCGGCATCAATCTGGCGGAAGGGCAGGATCTGGTGATGACCGCGCCGATCGAGGCGCAGCCCTTGACGCGGCTGATCACCCGCCATGCCTACCGGGCCGGCGCGGGCGTGGTGACGACGATCTTCTCCGATCCGCAGGCAGCGCTCGAGCGTTTCGAAAACGCCCACGATGCGAGTTTCGACAAGGCGGCGAACTGGCTCTACGAGGGCATGGGCATGGCCTATGAGCGCGGCGCCGCGCGGCTGGCGATTGCCGGCGATGACCCGATGCTGCTTGCAGCCCAGGACCCGGAAAAGGTCTCGCGCGCCAACAGGGCGAATTCGACCGCCTACAAGCCCGCACTGGAAAAGATCGCCGGTTTCGACATCAACTGGAACATCGTCTCCTATCCCTCTCTGGCCTGGGCCAAGACTGTGTTTCCCGATGACCCGGACGCCATGGCGGTGGCGAAACTGGCGAAGGCGATCTTTGCGGCTTCCCGTGTCGACCAGCCGGATCCGGTCGCCGCGTGGAAGGAGCATAACGACAATCTCCATGCCCGTTCCGCCTGGCTCAATGGCAAGCGTTTCTCGGCGCTGCGCTATTCCGGGCCGGGCACCGATCTCACCATCGGGCTTGCCGACGAGCACGAATGGAGCGGCGGCGCTTCGATGGCCAAGAACGGCATCATCTGCAATCCGAACATCCCGACCGAGGAAGTGTTCACCACCCCGCACCGGCTCAGGGTGGAAGGTCATGTCTCCTCGACCAAGCCTCTGTCGCATCAGGGCACGCTGATCGACGATATCCGCGTTCAGTTCGAGGGTGGGCGGATCGTCCATGCCGCGGCCGCCAAGGGCGGCGACGTCCTGAACAAGGTGCTGGATACGGACGAAGGCGCGCGCCGTCTCGGCGAAGTGGCGCTGGTGCCGCATTCCTCGCCGATTTCGGCAAGCGGCATCCTGTTCTACAACACGCTGTTCGACGAGAACGCCTCCTGCCACATCGCGCTCGGCCAGTGCTACTCGAAATGCTTCATCGACGGCGACAAGCTTTCCGCCGAAGAGATTGCGGCCAGGGGCGGCAATTCCTCGCTGATCCACATCGACTGGATGATCGGCTCGGACAAGATCGACATTGACGGGCTCGATGCCGAGGGCAACGCCACGCCGGTGATGCGCGGCGGCGAGTGGGCTGATTGA
- the ybaK gene encoding Cys-tRNA(Pro) deacylase, giving the protein MAKTTQATRFLDKAGVTYTIQQYDYDPNAFKVGLQAAEAIGEPAERVLKTLMAEVDGKPVCAVLPSNAEVSMKKLAAVFKGKHAHMLDVPAAERLSGYHVGGISPFGQRKRVPVVFEAAALGHPYVIMNGGQRGLQVKLAPADAVKALGAETAGIIA; this is encoded by the coding sequence ATGGCGAAAACGACGCAGGCGACCCGGTTTCTCGACAAGGCCGGTGTAACCTACACGATCCAGCAATATGACTATGACCCGAACGCCTTCAAGGTGGGGCTGCAGGCGGCCGAGGCCATTGGCGAGCCGGCGGAACGCGTGTTGAAGACGTTGATGGCCGAGGTCGACGGCAAGCCGGTCTGCGCCGTTCTGCCGTCGAATGCCGAGGTCTCGATGAAGAAGCTTGCCGCCGTCTTCAAGGGCAAGCATGCGCATATGCTGGATGTGCCCGCCGCCGAGCGGCTTTCCGGCTATCACGTCGGCGGCATCTCGCCCTTCGGCCAGAGAAAGCGCGTGCCGGTGGTCTTTGAAGCCGCCGCCCTTGGCCACCCTTACGTGATCATGAATGGCGGCCAGCGCGGCCTTCAGGTGAAGCTTGCGCCGGCCGATGCGGTGAAAGCGCTCGGCGCGGAAACGGCGGGCATTATCGCATAA